The DNA segment GATAGTCACTTGGCAGGGCGTACCATTTGCTAATTCTAGTGACAGCAGACAAGTATCGTCTGTCTCTACTGCTTTTAATTCACCACTAATAGAGTCAATCCGTTGAGGAATAGCTGTAGTCAAATGGGCATTTAATCGGCGGACTGAACCAAATAGCCAATAAATATAATCGAAAGCGTGGGAACCTAATGAACCTAACGCACCACCACCCTTTTCCTTAGAAGAATACCAGTTCCAAGGACGGGAAGTATCGGCACGAGAAGAACCTAACCAATCAATTCTAATCAGGCGAGGAGTTCCTACATAACCTGATGATAGAAGTTCAGCGAATAGTTGCCATGCAGGGACAAAACGAAACTCAAAATCTACAGTGGCAATAACACCTTGCTTTTTTGCTAATTGATACAATTCTTGTGCTTCAGCTACATTTAGGGTGACAGGCTTTTCTAGTAGTAAATGTTTTCCTGCTTGCAATACTGTTTTCCCCATTTCATAATGCAGGAAAGGTGGTGTAGCGATACTGACTGCTTGTACTTCCGGCAGATTAACGGTATCAGCTATAGTGTCAAAGGCATGGGGAATATTGTTTGCTTCGGCAATTGCTTTAGCTTTATGAATATCGCGGTGATAAATCGCAACTATATCAGTGCGATGATGGGCTTGAAAGGCAGGTATGTGAACTTTTTGACCAAAACCAGTCCCGGCGATCGCTACTCCAATTTTACCCTGATTTGCTTGTAATCCAGACACCATAAAATTTAAATAACTAAAAGTTTATGTGTAATTCTACGGCGAAGCAAGCTAGGCGTAACATCTTTGAGCAATCTTTTCATGTTGACTGTTGACCGGAAGAGGCAGGGGGAGCAAGCCCTTTCCGCCAATGCGAGTGCGGCGTACCACTTCATGGAAGCAAGCTACGCGTAGGATCTCGTAGAGAAGCGAAACACGGAAGCCCTATCCTAGAAGGATGCTTAATTGGGGCGGAGTCTGAGCTTCCGTCTCAATTTATCCCCCTTGCTCCCTTGCCTCTTTTGACTATGTAATTTAAAAGCGTAATAGCTTAACAATTATCAATGCTGTTGTGGCCCTTTGGCATCACATTCCTTACTCCAGCACCGTTTTAACAGTCCAATGCGCCAACTGTAGGCGAAACGTCGGGGATTAAGTTCTAAGTCGCGGTTGAACAATGGTTGGTTGAGATATTGCCAAAGAGGAAATTTAATTTTGTGGTGTTTATCGGCCATAGGAAGAGCAAGATAGTATAAAAATAGTTTTGGTAGTAGCTCACCATATAAAGAACAACTACCAGATAATGAATTTCTAGTTAAAGATGACATGATATACATCCAATTGTCCTGGTGACAATTGCGGAATTCTACCTAAAGTTTGATGCTCAGGAATTTTTATAAAATAAATATATTTAAATCGCCAAGAAGCTAGAGGCTAGAGGCTAGAATTTTTACTCAGCAAGGGCTTACGCCTCACCTTGCTAACACTACTCAGTCCTCAGCACTCAGTTCTCAGTTCTCCGTATTTAGCACTCATCATAGTTACTCTTGCGTTCTGATGGCTTGAGCTGCAAGATAAACTTTAGTCCATTCGCCCATGACTTGATGCTGTTTGAGGTTTAATTGTTGGGCTACAGCTTCTGTGGAGTTGCCTGATTTCCGCAAATCCAAGATTTGTCGTGCAATAGGGCTTAATTTTTCGTAGAGTTCTTGCCATTGGTTTTGTGTTAAACCCAAGTTATTTTCCTGTAAGGAAATTGCCAGCCAGTTATCTACGAGTTCTGGTTTACCCTTGAGGGCAAAGACACGCACTGCGTGGTAGCTGATTTTTTCTCGCAGTCGATAGATTTCTTTGATTGGTTTATTTAATTTCTTGGCGATTTCATCTTGGGTTTTGCCTTGTAAATACAGTTTTAGCCACTCTACTGCTTCTGTTCCCAGGTTTTCTTGTAAGTAGTTGGCAAACTCTTGCTGTACTGTCTGGCGCAGCGCTTGTTGTTCTTCTATTTGCTGTGCTTCTTGATATTCAGCGATCGCTTGATTATCTACTAGGTTAACTCGATTGTCGTTGTCGTCTGTCAATACTTCTTCGGAAACTAGCCTAACTAAGTCACCACCAGGGACTTGAGTTAACCCACCGCGTTGAGAACGGCGCAGGTAGTTGACAAAACGATAAACTAACAAGGGCTGATTGCGTACTGGTCGTAAACAATATTCTTCTACAGTCGCAAATAGTAAAGTATCTTTGAGTCTCTTATCTAGAGCAACCTCGGCGATGTACGCCATTTGCTGTTGGATGTAAGTGTCATTTTGTAGCAATTCTTGTATTACTTCTTGTAATACATCAAGAACACCACGTTGGCGATCGCGGCTCAGAGCAATCCAGGTTTGAATTTTATTCCGTAATGTGACTAAACTTCCCAGCCGAGTGATCAGGTTGCGATAAGCACGTTCTCGACCTACACCCAAGTAGCGTTGACTTAAAATCTTCCAGCGATATTCCATCGCTTGCTTGGCAATTTCAAGTTCTTTAGGGTTTAGTAAATCCAATCGTTGTGCATCACGACCTAACAGCCAGAGAATAATACTCTCTATTGCAGCTACATTTTGTTCTGGACACTCCGCAGCTAGCCGCTTGCGCCAAAATTGTGCTAGTTTTTCTGCTTCCGTTGCCATAGCGAGATTGCGCTCCTCGAAACCCTGTTTTAAAGTTTGCATCACAACCCCCATTTGTCGCACTTATCTTGTGAGCTAGCAAATCACCGTGAGTCCGTCATCTTGATGAGGACGTATCAACGATTCCATTGTTATTACGTCTTTATTGACGAATTTTATGCAGGAATTTATCTTTTTCTGGATTTTTCTTCGTCTTCAAGTCGCGGAAATCCTTGTATATCAAGCATTTGCTTCAATCTAGGCAAAATTAAAATTTTGTAAACTTATGTGTTGGAATCACGGATGGGGCATTTACCCAGAGTAAGTGCAGATGCCTAATTTTTTGAGAGGCGTTTAGAAAAGCTAACATTTTGTACCTAGAGGAGCGGAAATAATACACTCTTATTCAGACGCTATTTTAGCCATATAAGTTTCATTTCAGGGAATTTAGCGAGGATAATCTTGTATTTTTAGGGATGGAGAGTGTAAATTTCTTTCTGTCTTTCTCTACGTTTCCTGGATGACGCTCCGCGTTAAGCGTTGGTGCAGCCTCTCCGACAGAGAAGCTATACCGCTTTACACCCGCAAGAGGCTTTAGCGCCTCAAAGAGAAGCACAGTTTTAAACCTGGCTTTTTTCTATAAAACATAAAAATGTAACAAAAACTACAAAATCACCATTTTTCTGAAAAACCAAAGATAAGCTAGGCATATATATCTGATTCGCCAAAATGCGGCGAATAGGAGAAAAACATATGGTTTCAATGCCGACCCTACCTTTGGAAGGTGCTAGTCCAGCACATATTTGTCCATTTGATCAAGCTTGTAGCTACTTGGAAGCAGCCGCAAAAGAGTTGAGGCTAGATCAAGGGGCGCTGGAAATTCTCAGTCACCCACGTAAAGTTGTGACAGTTTCTATACCTGTGAGATTAGATAACGGTGACATCCGGGTGCTAGCAGGACATCGAGTACAGCATTCTGATATATTAGGCCCCTACAAAGGTGGAACGCGTTACCATCCAGCTGTGACACTGCGGGAAGTATCTGCTCTAGCAATGCTAATGACTTGGAAATGTGCGCTATTGGGTATTCCTTATGGTGGTGCGAAGGGAGGTATTGCTATAGATCCCGAACACTACAGTGTAGGTGAATTAGAGAGAATTACTCGTCGTTATACAAGTGAATTGATTAAAGATATCGGCCCTTCCGTAGATATACCAGCGCCAGATGTGGGAACTTCCGCCCGTGAGATGGCTTGGATGATGGACACTTATTCTATGAATGTTGGTCACGCAGTCCCAGGGGTTGTCACAGGTAAGCCAATTTCTATCGGTGGTTCACGGGGACGGGAAATGGCAACTGGACGCGGTGTAATGATTATTGTCCGTGAAGCACTGGCGGATATGGGCAGAACCTTAGAGGGAGTCAAAGTAGTTATTCAAGGTTTTGGCAATGTAGGCGGTGCTGCGGCTGAATTACTGTACCAAGCTGGAGCGAAAATTCTTGCTGTTTCTACAGGTGCAGGAGGTTTATTTGCGTCTGATGGTCTGGATATTCCGGCATTAAAAGCCTACGCTGCGGAAAATCATCGGAGTATTGTGGGTTTTCCCCAAGCAGTACCAATTAGTAATGCAGAGTTGCTAACTTTACCTTGCGATGTTTTGATACCCGCAGCTTTGGAAAACCAAATCACTGAGGAAAATGTAGACCAGATACAGGCGCAAATTGTGGCGGAAGCTGCTAATGGCCCGGTGACTTTGGAGGCTAACCGAGTTCTAGAAGGGCGGGGTGTGACTGTACTACCAGACATCTTGGCGAATGCTGGGGGTGTGGTGGTGAGTTATTTAGAGTGGGTGCAAGGTCTTTCTTACCTATTTTGGGATGAGGAGCGTGTCAATCGGGAAATGGAACACTTGATGGTGCAAGCTTATCATCAAGTTATTAAACAGTCACAGATGCGGCAAGTTCCTTTGCGATTAGCCGCTTATACCTTGGGTGTGGGTAGGGTTGCTCAGGCGTTGAGCGATCGCGGTCTTTATCCTTGAGGAAGGGACTGGGGATTGGGGATTGGGGACTGGGTATGAAATAAACTCTTTATTCTCTCTGCGCCTCTGCGCCACCCTGCGGGTTCGCTCTTAGCGTTCTCGTAGAGTAGCCGCAAAGCGTCTACTGCGTGATAGAAATCATCTCACAATTATGCAGCGCCAGATTTTACTCCCTACTCTCCTAGATTTTCGGTGCGTTAGGACTAATTTCCGTAACGCACCTTCGTATTTTAATTACGCACCTTCGCGTAATTTATCTAAGACACTTCTATCTTCCAGAGTGGAAGTATCGCCAGAAACTTCTTGTCCGGCGGCGAGATTTCGTAGTAAGCGGCGCATGATTTTACCCGATCGCGTCTTTGGTAATGCGTCAGTAAAGCGGATTTCCCCAGGACGAGCGATCGCCCCAATTTCCTGAACTACGTGCTGTTTGAGGGCTTTACTCAAGTCTTCGCTGGCTTGATAAGTTCCTTCTAGGGTGACAAAAGCTACCACTTCTTCGCCTTTTAAGTCATCTGGTTTGCCCACTACTGCCGCCTCAGCTACGGCTGGGTGAGACACTAAAGCTGATTCTACTTCCATTGTACCGAGGCGATGTCCTGACACATTCAATACATCATCCACACGCCCCATTACCCAGAAATAGCCGTCTTCATCTTTTCTTGCACCATCGCCGGCAAAGTAAGTATAATTCCCATCTTTGGGGGGATGTGTTCCCAGTAGGTGCGGCGGAAGCGTTCCGGATCGCCGTAGACAGTCCGCATCATCCCAGGCCAGGGATAACGCACTGCTAAGTAACCACCTTCGTTTTCCGGTACAGTGTTACCTTCTAAATCAACGATGTCGGCCAGGATGCCGGGGAAGGGAAGGGTAGCGGAACCGGGTTTAGTGGAAATTGCCCCTGGTAGAGGCGTAATCATGATACCGCCAGTTTCCGTTTGCCACCAAGTATCAACTATGGGGCAGCGTTCACCACCAATTACTTTGTGATACCACATCCAAGCTTCTGGGTTGATGGGTTCGCCGACGGTTCCTAATAATCTTAAAGAAGAAAGATTACGGGCGTTGGGATGGTGTTCGCCCATTTTAATGAAGGCGCGAATTGCGGTGGGTGCGGTGTAGAAAATATTCACGCCGTATTTTTCAATTACATCCCAGAAACACCCAGGATTAGAGGCACGAGGCGCACCTTCATACATCAGAGTGGTTGCACCGTTGGAGAGGGGGCCGTAAACAATGTAACTGTGTCCGGTAATCCAGCCTACATCGGCAGTACACCAATATACATCTGTGTCTTGTAGGTCGAAAATCCATTTGGTGGTCATGTGAGTATATAGGTTATAACCGCCAGTGGTGTGGACAACACCTTTGGGTTTGCCTGTGCTACCAGAAGTGTAGAGGACAAAGAGTAAATCCTCGCTGTCCATTGGTTCGGCGGGACAATCTGCCGATGCACCTTTTTGTAAATCGTGCCACCAATGATCTCGTCCTCCCAACTGCATATAAATATCTTGTCCGGTACGCTTGACAACCAGGACATTCTCCACACTGGGAACAGCGTCATCAGCCAAGGCTTTGTCTACCTGTTCTTTCAAGGGAACGATCGCATCTTTACGCCAACCACCATCAGCTGTAACTACTACCTTGGCTTGGGCATCAATTAAGCGATCGCGCAATGCTTCCGCACTAAACCCACCAAATACCACACTATGAGGCGCGCCAATTCTGGCACAGGCTAACATAGCGATCGCGGCTTCCGGTATCATCGGCATATAAATACCGACGCGATCGCCTTTCTGCACTCCCAGTTGTTTCAAGACGTTGGCGAACTGGCAAACTTCCCGATGCAATTGGGCATAAGTTAAAGTACGGGAATCTCCTGGTTCCCCTTCCCAAATCAACGCGGCTTTATTTTTCCGCCAGGTTGTGAGATGTCTATCTAAACAGTTGTAGGAAATGTTAATCTTCCCACCCACGAACCACTTAGCAAAAGGTGCTTGCCAATCTAGTACTGTGTCCCATTTTTGGAACCAGTGCAATTCTGTTTCGGCTAATTCTGCCCAAAATTTTTGCGGATCAGCTTTGGCTTTGTCATAAAGACGTTGGTAATCTTCTAGACTTTTAATCTGGGCATTTTGGGAAAACTCGGTACTGGGAGGAAATAAACGTTTTTCTTGCAGAATTGACTCTATAGTTGGCTGAGACATAGTTATAAGGATGAGTAGTATTGTTACTGAAAACTATTTTTATCGGAGTTGTGTCCAACAATATTTAGATTTTCATTAAGCTAAGTAAGCGGTAATTACCTAGTTATTATCATTATGACCTCGACAGTTAGGCAAGGATAATGTTATCAGTCTACGGAAATTCCCTGATAACTGCTGTAGGTACTAGAAGGTCGAAACAATCAATGTTTGTCTTTATACCACTGATAAATAAAATAAGTAGCTATGGTCTTCTCTAGGTTCCCTGGTGTACGCGGAGTGTGTCGTTCGCGGTAGCGTTGCGTAGCAAAGACAGACTCTACATGAATGAATGATTGGAGGTCATCGCCATTCTTATTAGTTCTATTTGGTTACAAGCTATGCTGTCGCGCCTCAAAATTATTACAGGTAAGACAATAGATAAGACTTAGATGATATAATAATGGGCTACTAATTTTTATCCCCCAAGGGTAAACTCTACTACTGCTTAAACAAATTAATCTATTTAGGTTGATATGTTGTATGAAGATACATTTGATATTTTTGTTAAATAAGTTAGTAGTCAGTAAAATTTAGGTATAAATTGGAAAAAAGCGTAAGTTCTTGAAAGTTAGCCATAGTTTGCAAGCAAAAGACATTAAGGACAAACTCCATTCCCTCATTGAGCAGTCATCATCCATAGACCCCAATTTAGCCAGAAGATTGGATGAAATTAATCGTTGGGTAAAAAATATCAAGCCAGGTTCTCTGACAGCAAAACCCTATGTCTTGGCATTTCTTTTAGAGGTAATTACCGACTCTACCATCTGGCTGATACTGAAATCATTACCTTCCCCTGAAGAACAACAAGCAAAATTTGCCCAGATGACTGCTAATGAAAGATATTGGTACGGTTATCTGTTTCCCAAATGGATTAATGCTAGTGACTCCAAGTTCTACATTTGGAAACAAAAATTGATGGCAGGAGAGTTTAATCAAGGCGATGATGATATCATTAAATCAATAGCGCAAGATATTGCCAGTCGAGACGGGAGTTTTTGGCAGCGCTACATCGCAGACCTTTCGATGGCAACGGATTTAATCGTTAGTAATCATCACCAACAACCATTGTGTATTCAAGTTACCAGCGTCAGTAAAGAATTGCATCAACAAAAATACCAGGCTTGGGAAAACACATTGCGATCGTGGGAAATACAAAGAGGGTTATTTTTGAGTTACAACCCTCAAGACGCTAATTTTGTCAACCAGTTAGTTAATGTAGCACTTTATAACAGTGATTACCTTGCTGGTGGTAAGTACTTAAATTTCTCTTAATTATCTTGAAAGTCCGATACTCAAAACTTCTGCTGTCAACTATCTAATTTATCTGCCCATTAAAGCTTGATATGGCTAATCAAAGAGAAACTAATAGCTACACAAATCAGGTGGACGAATTTACAGAAGCATTAGCAACAGCCAGAAAAATGCAGGAAGACTGGCTCAATTATGGGATAAATTTCATCCACATTTACGTTGAAGATGCTCACGGAGATTGGTTAGAAACATGGGGAGATGAAGAAATATTTACTAGTTCAGTACTAAGTAAAATCAAAGAATTTTTGATCAGCGATGATAATGTAGCTCTCAGGTTAAGAAGACATTTAGGCGATGACCTACAGTCGGTGGAATGCCATCGTTCACTATTTGATATAGCAGTCAACCTAGAAGAATGCTGGCAATATCCAACAGAACAAAGGTTAACTGCTATCAAGCATCTATTAGCTAACGATAAAAATTCTGAGATTGCTATTTTGGATTTAGCGAATAGTTTGGTACAGAAATTATCGGAAATTCTGTAAAAAACTTCAGATACTAGCGGCGAATAGGTATAGCCTGTAATTGTTCTACATGGTTTTTAAATATATACCATGTTTGATTTGTGCGATTGCAAGGTAATGGTTTCTCAAAAGTCACTGTATAGTAATCTTTGACTTTTTCCACCCGATTCC comes from the Nostoc sp. PCC 7120 = FACHB-418 genome and includes:
- a CDS encoding Glu/Leu/Phe/Val family dehydrogenase translates to MVSMPTLPLEGASPAHICPFDQACSYLEAAAKELRLDQGALEILSHPRKVVTVSIPVRLDNGDIRVLAGHRVQHSDILGPYKGGTRYHPAVTLREVSALAMLMTWKCALLGIPYGGAKGGIAIDPEHYSVGELERITRRYTSELIKDIGPSVDIPAPDVGTSAREMAWMMDTYSMNVGHAVPGVVTGKPISIGGSRGREMATGRGVMIIVREALADMGRTLEGVKVVIQGFGNVGGAAAELLYQAGAKILAVSTGAGGLFASDGLDIPALKAYAAENHRSIVGFPQAVPISNAELLTLPCDVLIPAALENQITEENVDQIQAQIVAEAANGPVTLEANRVLEGRGVTVLPDILANAGGVVVSYLEWVQGLSYLFWDEERVNREMEHLMVQAYHQVIKQSQMRQVPLRLAAYTLGVGRVAQALSDRGLYP
- a CDS encoding Gfo/Idh/MocA family protein, with product MVSGLQANQGKIGVAIAGTGFGQKVHIPAFQAHHRTDIVAIYHRDIHKAKAIAEANNIPHAFDTIADTVNLPEVQAVSIATPPFLHYEMGKTVLQAGKHLLLEKPVTLNVAEAQELYQLAKKQGVIATVDFEFRFVPAWQLFAELLSSGYVGTPRLIRIDWLGSSRADTSRPWNWYSSKEKGGGALGSLGSHAFDYIYWLFGSVRRLNAHLTTAIPQRIDSISGELKAVETDDTCLLSLELANGTPCQVTISAAVHASRTHWMEVYGDRGTLVIGSENQKDYIHGFRVWGSQPGQPLQEIEIPPKLLFPQHYTDGRICAFLRVVDQWVQGIDQQKPIVPSLKEGIYSQLLMDLSHQSYITASWVDVPNVEDYLI
- a CDS encoding HetZ-related protein 2, translated to MGVVMQTLKQGFEERNLAMATEAEKLAQFWRKRLAAECPEQNVAAIESIILWLLGRDAQRLDLLNPKELEIAKQAMEYRWKILSQRYLGVGRERAYRNLITRLGSLVTLRNKIQTWIALSRDRQRGVLDVLQEVIQELLQNDTYIQQQMAYIAEVALDKRLKDTLLFATVEEYCLRPVRNQPLLVYRFVNYLRRSQRGGLTQVPGGDLVRLVSEEVLTDDNDNRVNLVDNQAIAEYQEAQQIEEQQALRQTVQQEFANYLQENLGTEAVEWLKLYLQGKTQDEIAKKLNKPIKEIYRLREKISYHAVRVFALKGKPELVDNWLAISLQENNLGLTQNQWQELYEKLSPIARQILDLRKSGNSTEAVAQQLNLKQHQVMGEWTKVYLAAQAIRTQE